The following proteins come from a genomic window of SAR324 cluster bacterium:
- a CDS encoding NAD-dependent epimerase/dehydratase family protein, with the protein MSSKIFIAGITGFLGSRTAKILHAHGYEVYGMVRSGSQTDHVQKYIRETLTADLLIQEDLSRIKQFLLKHEIFQLIFAVGSVNYHHDYETARKHNVQTALNFMQLAEELHTQRKLHKIVGVGSVAARGFMLSKPAPAQYLTESVSHFQPTRSIYCDIKYEIQQLMTVYCQRSLLPLVMVEPGSLVGPPTGRATSTNVGLVEKILKGFPVLAGGVSYASVERVAEGVMLALEKGRIGETYILGGENLTMTAFAKLIRQLQHERVSPDKHSLPVLTIPRVAALILGKLKLVINPQQAVMGSAFHFVNDTKARQELGYHHDHEDLIQALQEMLAVDGP; encoded by the coding sequence ATGTCATCGAAGATTTTTATCGCAGGAATCACAGGTTTTCTGGGCAGTCGCACCGCTAAAATACTGCATGCCCATGGATATGAGGTTTATGGAATGGTGCGATCCGGTTCCCAGACCGATCATGTGCAAAAATATATCAGAGAAACGCTGACTGCGGATTTGCTGATTCAGGAAGATCTGAGCAGAATCAAACAATTTTTGCTGAAACATGAGATTTTCCAACTGATTTTTGCGGTGGGTTCGGTCAATTATCATCACGATTATGAAACCGCACGAAAACATAATGTTCAGACCGCCCTGAATTTTATGCAACTGGCAGAGGAACTTCACACACAGCGGAAACTCCACAAAATTGTTGGTGTCGGCAGTGTCGCGGCTCGTGGTTTTATGCTCAGCAAACCCGCACCGGCGCAATATCTCACTGAATCGGTGAGTCATTTCCAGCCCACCCGAAGTATCTATTGCGATATCAAATATGAAATTCAACAACTGATGACAGTCTATTGCCAACGGAGTCTTCTGCCGTTGGTGATGGTGGAGCCAGGTTCGCTGGTCGGCCCACCAACAGGTCGGGCAACCAGCACCAATGTAGGACTGGTCGAAAAAATCCTGAAGGGCTTCCCTGTACTTGCGGGTGGTGTGAGCTACGCTTCTGTGGAGCGGGTGGCTGAAGGCGTGATGCTGGCGTTGGAAAAAGGACGGATTGGTGAAACTTACATACTGGGTGGTGAGAATTTGACGATGACAGCTTTTGCCAAACTGATTCGGCAACTCCAGCATGAAAGAGTGTCTCCCGACAAACACAGTCTGCCTGTCCTGACCATTCCCAGAGTTGCGGCATTAATTCTGGGAAAACTTAAACTGGTGATCAATCCTCAACAAGCTGTGATGGGCAGTGCGTTTCATTTTGTGAATGACACCAAAGCACGTCAGGAACTGGGATACCATCATGACCATGAGGATTTGATCCAGGCTCTGCAAGAGATGCTCGCGGTTGATGGACCTTAG
- the ccrA gene encoding crotonyl-CoA carboxylase/reductase yields the protein MKEYYPMGEHPALGEVPQYMLAQVIRESRFGEPKQAFQIEKIPVPEMGPRDVLVYVMAAGVNYNNVWAALGIPVNVIKARNKQGEPEDFHIGGSDASGIVWKTGSDVKNVKVGDEVVVHCGCWDPNDPHVLAGKDPGIAPSQHIWGYESNYGSFSQFTRVQDHQCLPKPKHLNWEEAATYMLVGATAYRMLHGWLGNQVQKDDPVLIWGAAGGLGSMAIQIVKAAGGLPVAVVSEKDKFDYCKKLGAVGVINRKDFNHWGMMPHWKDTEKYNEWLAGAKKFGKAFWDALGQKRSPTIVFEHPGETTIPTSIFMVETGGMVVICAGTTGFNATLDLRYHWMRQKRLQGSHFANDEQCAAINQLVIDKKVDPCLARTFTFEQTGDCHQLMYENKHPSGNMSILVNARNTGMTTL from the coding sequence ATGAAAGAATATTATCCGATGGGAGAACACCCAGCTTTGGGAGAAGTTCCACAATACATGTTAGCTCAAGTAATCAGAGAGTCACGTTTTGGTGAACCAAAACAGGCATTTCAGATCGAAAAGATTCCTGTGCCTGAAATGGGCCCACGGGATGTTCTGGTGTATGTCATGGCAGCAGGTGTGAACTATAACAATGTCTGGGCCGCTCTGGGGATTCCGGTCAATGTTATCAAAGCTCGTAACAAACAGGGAGAACCTGAAGATTTTCATATTGGCGGCAGTGACGCATCCGGTATTGTCTGGAAAACAGGCAGTGATGTGAAAAACGTCAAGGTCGGTGATGAAGTGGTGGTCCATTGTGGCTGCTGGGATCCAAACGACCCTCATGTTCTGGCCGGCAAAGATCCGGGAATCGCTCCAAGTCAACACATCTGGGGCTACGAATCCAATTATGGCAGTTTTTCACAGTTCACCCGGGTCCAGGACCATCAATGTCTGCCCAAACCCAAGCATTTGAATTGGGAAGAAGCCGCAACCTACATGCTGGTCGGCGCAACCGCATACCGGATGTTGCATGGCTGGTTGGGCAATCAGGTTCAGAAAGATGATCCGGTGCTGATCTGGGGTGCCGCCGGTGGTCTGGGTTCCATGGCAATCCAGATTGTCAAGGCCGCTGGTGGTTTGCCGGTTGCGGTTGTTTCAGAAAAAGATAAATTCGATTATTGTAAAAAACTGGGTGCTGTCGGAGTGATCAATCGTAAGGATTTCAATCACTGGGGTATGATGCCACACTGGAAAGACACCGAAAAATATAATGAATGGCTGGCCGGAGCAAAAAAATTCGGCAAAGCATTCTGGGACGCTCTTGGACAAAAACGCAGTCCGACCATCGTGTTTGAACACCCTGGTGAAACAACGATCCCAACCTCCATTTTCATGGTGGAAACCGGCGGTATGGTGGTGATCTGTGCTGGCACAACCGGATTCAACGCCACTTTGGATTTGCGCTACCACTGGATGCGACAGAAACGTCTTCAGGGATCGCATTTTGCCAATGATGAACAATGCGCGGCCATCAACCAGCTCGTGATTGACAAGAAAGTGGATCCTTGTCTGGCTCGAACGTTCACGTTTGAACAAACCGGTGACTGTCATCAGTTGATGTATGAAAACAAACATCCTTCCGGCAATATGTCCATTTTGGTCAATGCCCGCAACACAGGAATGACGACCTTATAA
- a CDS encoding acyl-CoA/acyl-ACP dehydrogenase, whose translation MSAIVLSGESNGTAWLAAGKTLLDQAGEQVRAVLKKLAELSTKDGSIDTDLMDNYQVEAYRLGMVYSQWQAAEVMVEYAELGELERTMAIGYIGTTIQAIREQLSYCALRLDSFTAECQQFLTDKITSQFIAETAGSEYAGKVLELIDRFQSDGSWNLGEDHTLMLETFRDFAEKEVKPLAEEIHRKDLLIPEKIIKMVKELDCFGLSIPAEYGGFQDEEDNLGIVVVTEALSRGAVIVGSLITRPEILSKALLKGGTEAQKKKWLPKLASGEKLCAVAVTEPNVGSDVAGVSVTARQTQGGWLINGVKTWCTFAGKADLLMVLARSEEDPKLKHKGLSLFIAEKPSFNGHDFEYTQPQGGHISGRAIATIGYRGMHSYEVNFENYFVPEDQQIGGQEGRGKGFYMQMAGFSGGRLQTAARALGVMQAAYEAGKQYAKDRKVFGKSLIDYRISQAKVAQMAMSIQACRQLTYKAARLMNEKKGQMEASMVKLLSCRQAEYVTREALQLHGGMGYAEEYAVSRYFQDARVLSIFEGAEEILALRVVMPALLREIAG comes from the coding sequence ATGAGTGCAATTGTATTGAGTGGTGAAAGCAACGGAACAGCATGGCTGGCCGCAGGGAAAACCCTGCTGGATCAAGCCGGTGAGCAGGTCCGCGCTGTTTTGAAAAAACTGGCGGAATTGTCCACCAAAGACGGATCGATTGATACTGATCTGATGGATAACTATCAGGTGGAAGCTTATCGTCTGGGGATGGTTTATTCCCAATGGCAGGCGGCTGAAGTCATGGTGGAATATGCGGAACTCGGCGAACTGGAACGAACGATGGCCATCGGTTATATCGGCACAACCATCCAGGCGATTCGGGAACAGTTGTCCTATTGCGCCCTCAGACTGGATAGCTTCACTGCGGAATGTCAGCAGTTTTTGACCGACAAAATCACCAGTCAGTTTATCGCTGAAACAGCAGGCAGTGAATATGCTGGAAAAGTCCTGGAACTGATTGATCGGTTTCAGTCGGATGGTTCCTGGAATCTGGGCGAAGATCACACGCTCATGCTAGAAACCTTCAGGGATTTTGCTGAAAAAGAAGTGAAACCTCTGGCTGAAGAAATCCATCGCAAAGATTTGCTCATTCCGGAAAAAATCATCAAAATGGTCAAGGAACTCGACTGTTTCGGCCTGTCCATTCCTGCGGAATATGGCGGATTTCAGGACGAAGAGGACAATCTGGGAATCGTGGTGGTCACCGAAGCTTTGTCTCGTGGCGCTGTGATTGTCGGAAGTCTGATCACACGGCCTGAAATTTTGTCAAAAGCCCTGCTGAAAGGCGGAACCGAAGCACAGAAGAAAAAATGGTTGCCCAAGCTCGCTTCCGGCGAAAAACTGTGCGCGGTTGCGGTCACAGAACCCAACGTGGGTTCCGATGTGGCCGGAGTGTCTGTCACAGCCAGGCAAACACAAGGCGGATGGCTGATCAACGGTGTTAAAACCTGGTGTACTTTTGCCGGAAAAGCCGATCTGCTGATGGTGCTGGCACGTTCAGAGGAAGATCCCAAACTCAAACACAAGGGATTGTCCTTGTTCATTGCTGAAAAACCTTCGTTCAACGGCCATGATTTTGAATACACCCAACCACAGGGCGGCCATATTTCCGGACGTGCGATCGCCACCATCGGCTATCGCGGAATGCATTCCTATGAAGTCAATTTTGAAAACTATTTTGTCCCTGAAGATCAACAGATCGGTGGACAGGAAGGTCGAGGAAAAGGCTTTTACATGCAGATGGCAGGCTTTTCAGGCGGACGTCTGCAAACAGCGGCTCGAGCTTTGGGCGTCATGCAGGCGGCTTATGAAGCCGGAAAGCAATATGCCAAGGATCGGAAGGTTTTTGGTAAGTCCCTGATTGACTACAGAATATCTCAAGCAAAAGTAGCTCAAATGGCCATGTCGATTCAGGCCTGTCGTCAATTGACCTACAAAGCCGCACGGTTGATGAACGAAAAGAAAGGGCAGATGGAAGCCTCCATGGTGAAACTGCTCTCCTGCCGTCAGGCGGAGTATGTCACCCGTGAAGCGCTCCAGCTTCATGGTGGTATGGGCTATGCTGAGGAATATGCGGTTTCCCGCTATTTTCAGGATGCCCGTGTGTTGAGTATCTTTGAAGGAGCCGAAGAAATTCTGGCTCTGCGTGTGGTCATGCCTGCTCTTCTTCGTGAAATAGCAGGCTGA
- a CDS encoding acyl-CoA dehydrogenase: MELFNPNKYQDRHPVAKTNEMMKNIIAWFEQKGLKSIKEDWHQKKWNYEFVEFLKQQQVFATLMTPENYGDPGSSWNTFRNVDFAEISSFYGITYWYTFQVSMLGLGPIFNGDNEAVKHKTAKLLQEGAVFAFGLSEKEHGADIYSSDMMLYPQPDGTWLARGDKYYIGNGNEASLVSTFAKIDGTNEYVFFVVDSKHPNYECVKNVVNEQNYVAEYRLNDYPITNHDILSRGQKAWDDMLNTINLCKFNLGFGAIGLATHAFYEAIDHAANRNLYGKFVTDFPHVQRLFVDSYCRLFAMKLFATRATDYMRSASRDDRRYLLYNPMVKMKVTTQGEEVVRMLWDIIAAKGFEKEPFFEIAAHEIGMLPKLEGTVHVNMALIVKFMKNFFFSPQPFPEIPRRSDNNNDTFMFHQGETKGLGKIQFHDYHLAYDSVNLENVKIFREQIELFKKLLIKAGPTDEQSKDIDYLLALGEIFTLVAYGQLLLENMKIEKVEEDLMEEIFDFMIRDFSKHALTLYSKTSNSDLQKKMALELIKSPAFRQERFDKIWKNYIYSMKAQYSMKD, encoded by the coding sequence ATGGAATTATTCAATCCCAATAAATATCAGGATCGTCATCCGGTCGCAAAGACCAATGAAATGATGAAAAATATCATCGCCTGGTTTGAGCAAAAAGGCCTAAAAAGCATCAAGGAAGACTGGCATCAGAAAAAATGGAATTATGAATTTGTAGAGTTTCTAAAACAGCAACAGGTCTTCGCCACCTTGATGACACCAGAAAATTATGGCGATCCCGGATCAAGCTGGAATACCTTCCGCAACGTGGATTTTGCGGAAATCAGCAGTTTCTATGGAATCACCTACTGGTACACCTTCCAGGTCTCCATGCTTGGACTCGGCCCGATTTTTAACGGCGACAATGAAGCCGTGAAGCACAAAACCGCAAAACTTCTCCAGGAAGGCGCTGTTTTCGCGTTTGGCCTTTCTGAGAAAGAACATGGCGCCGATATTTATTCATCCGATATGATGCTGTACCCGCAACCGGATGGAACCTGGCTGGCTCGAGGCGACAAGTATTATATCGGTAACGGAAATGAAGCCTCCCTGGTGTCTACTTTCGCGAAAATTGATGGCACCAATGAATATGTATTTTTTGTGGTGGATTCCAAACACCCCAACTACGAATGCGTCAAAAACGTGGTGAATGAGCAGAACTATGTTGCCGAATACAGATTGAATGATTATCCCATCACCAACCATGATATTCTCAGTCGGGGACAAAAAGCCTGGGATGACATGCTCAACACCATCAATCTCTGTAAATTCAATCTGGGATTTGGAGCCATCGGACTTGCCACTCACGCCTTCTATGAAGCCATTGATCATGCGGCCAATCGCAATCTTTACGGCAAATTTGTCACCGATTTCCCCCATGTGCAGCGTTTGTTTGTCGATTCCTACTGCCGCCTGTTTGCCATGAAACTGTTTGCGACGCGCGCAACTGATTACATGCGATCCGCCTCCAGAGATGACCGACGCTATCTGTTGTATAACCCAATGGTAAAAATGAAAGTCACCACCCAGGGGGAAGAAGTGGTTCGGATGTTATGGGACATTATTGCGGCCAAGGGGTTTGAAAAGGAGCCTTTTTTCGAGATTGCCGCTCATGAAATCGGAATGCTGCCCAAACTGGAAGGAACGGTTCATGTGAATATGGCCCTGATTGTCAAATTCATGAAGAACTTTTTCTTCAGCCCTCAACCCTTTCCTGAAATTCCACGACGTTCAGACAACAACAATGACACATTCATGTTCCATCAGGGTGAAACCAAAGGACTGGGCAAGATTCAGTTCCATGATTATCATCTGGCCTATGACTCTGTAAATCTGGAGAATGTGAAAATTTTCAGGGAACAAATTGAGTTGTTTAAAAAATTATTGATCAAGGCCGGACCAACGGATGAGCAATCCAAAGACATTGATTATCTGCTGGCCTTGGGTGAAATTTTCACGTTGGTGGCTTATGGGCAACTGTTGTTGGAAAACATGAAGATTGAAAAGGTCGAAGAAGATCTGATGGAAGAAATTTTTGATTTCATGATCAGGGATTTTTCAAAACACGCCTTGACGCTGTATTCCAAAACCAGCAACTCGGATCTCCAGAAAAAAATGGCTTTGGAGTTGATCAAAAGTCCGGCCTTCCGTCAGGAACGTTTTGATAAAATCTGGAAGAACTATATCTATTCCATGAAAGCTCAGTATTCCATGAAAGACTGA
- the yajC gene encoding preprotein translocase subunit YajC: MFPWESVAMAQGPGGGAGPNAMIQFIPFILIFVVFYFLIIRPQQKKQKSHQNMLADLKKGDQVVTTGGIFGTIFKLGDDSVTLEVSDKVRIKIERQQIGRLVQELSEKKNTEEKAEKIEKIEKIEN; encoded by the coding sequence ATGTTTCCATGGGAATCGGTAGCAATGGCACAAGGTCCGGGCGGAGGTGCAGGTCCTAACGCAATGATACAATTTATTCCGTTTATTCTGATTTTTGTAGTGTTTTACTTTCTTATCATCCGACCTCAGCAGAAAAAACAAAAATCTCATCAGAATATGCTGGCAGATCTGAAAAAAGGAGATCAGGTTGTCACAACAGGCGGCATTTTCGGCACTATTTTTAAATTAGGAGATGATTCCGTCACGCTGGAAGTCTCTGACAAAGTGCGCATCAAGATTGAACGTCAGCAAATTGGGCGACTGGTACAGGAACTTTCTGAGAAAAAAAATACTGAGGAAAAAGCGGAGAAAATCGAGAAAATCGAGAAAATCGAAAATTAA
- the secD gene encoding protein translocase subunit SecD — translation MEIKLKGILILLVLSAALFYAWPTWEAYKPGGDPLKVEHKVNLGLDLQGGMYLDIEVKVDEAVTEIVRRTTQELEELMLDNQVDYIHIAQDGNDIVLELAETEKIDLEADPYDRFLVLFDKTEQNGQIRISMKASEAERIRKGSVDQALEVLRNRIDGLGVSEPSLQRQGDNSILIQLPGLKDRQRAIELIGPQAILEFRLVNDNATRGTASANEEVKYEEVWNRQLQKLERKIPFVVEKKALLTGEVIRDAQVRFDSQNNEPYVALSFDATGAERFAKITEKNKGRRLAIILDDKVQSAPVIREAITGGEASISGQFTLENASDLAVVLRSGSLPAPIEIREERTVGASLGEDSIRQGLTSLIFGGVLVLVFMIVYYKVAGLFADIALGMNILLIVSILAAFDATLTLPGMAGIVLTVGMSVDANVLIFQRIREELKSSSKPRTAIKEGFGKAFSTIFDSNITTLFAALALLQFGTGPIKGFAVTLSIGILSSMFTAIVVTRFLFDVVYMNRKQLNSISI, via the coding sequence ATGGAGATTAAACTGAAAGGAATCTTGATTTTACTGGTTCTGAGCGCGGCATTGTTTTACGCATGGCCCACATGGGAAGCTTATAAACCCGGGGGCGATCCACTGAAAGTTGAGCATAAAGTCAACCTGGGACTGGATCTTCAGGGCGGGATGTATCTGGATATTGAAGTGAAGGTGGATGAGGCCGTGACGGAGATTGTCCGCAGAACAACCCAGGAACTGGAAGAGTTGATGCTGGATAACCAGGTGGATTACATTCATATCGCACAGGATGGCAATGATATCGTTCTGGAACTCGCTGAAACTGAAAAGATTGATCTCGAGGCAGACCCCTATGACCGATTCCTGGTGCTGTTTGACAAGACAGAGCAAAATGGCCAGATCCGGATCAGTATGAAAGCTTCAGAAGCCGAGCGTATCCGCAAGGGATCTGTGGATCAGGCACTGGAAGTGCTGAGAAACCGGATTGATGGTCTGGGTGTCAGTGAGCCATCGTTGCAGCGTCAGGGTGACAACAGCATCCTCATTCAACTTCCCGGATTGAAAGACAGACAGCGGGCGATTGAATTGATCGGCCCCCAGGCGATTCTTGAATTCCGTCTGGTGAATGATAACGCAACCCGTGGTACTGCGTCAGCGAATGAAGAAGTTAAATATGAGGAAGTCTGGAACAGACAATTGCAGAAACTTGAACGGAAAATTCCGTTTGTGGTTGAGAAAAAAGCATTGTTGACGGGAGAAGTCATCAGAGATGCTCAGGTTCGGTTCGATTCACAAAACAATGAACCCTATGTCGCACTGTCTTTTGACGCTACGGGAGCAGAACGTTTCGCCAAGATTACCGAAAAAAACAAAGGACGTCGTCTGGCGATCATTCTCGATGACAAAGTTCAGTCCGCACCGGTGATTCGTGAAGCCATAACCGGGGGTGAAGCTTCCATTTCAGGACAGTTCACTCTGGAAAACGCCAGTGATCTGGCTGTGGTTCTGCGTTCCGGTTCCCTGCCCGCGCCTATTGAAATTCGGGAAGAACGCACTGTGGGTGCCAGCCTGGGTGAAGATTCGATCAGGCAAGGATTGACGTCATTGATATTCGGCGGTGTGCTGGTATTGGTGTTCATGATTGTGTATTACAAGGTTGCCGGTCTTTTTGCGGATATTGCTCTTGGCATGAACATCCTCCTGATTGTTTCTATTCTGGCCGCGTTTGACGCGACACTCACATTGCCGGGAATGGCGGGAATTGTGTTGACGGTTGGTATGTCTGTGGATGCGAATGTGCTCATTTTTCAGCGCATCCGGGAAGAACTGAAAAGTAGTTCCAAACCCAGAACGGCTATCAAGGAAGGTTTTGGCAAGGCGTTTTCCACTATTTTTGATTCGAACATCACCACCCTGTTTGCCGCTTTGGCACTGCTCCAGTTTGGTACAGGCCCCATCAAGGGATTCGCGGTGACGCTGTCCATCGGGATTCTTTCCAGTATGTTCACGGCGATTGTCGTGACCCGATTTTTGTTTGATGTGGTGTATATGAATCGTAAGCAACTCAATTCAATCAGTATTTAG
- the secF gene encoding protein translocase subunit SecF, with the protein MELFKDTLNLDFVGKYKMAMIFSGIVILASLVSIFLHKGLNYGIDFRGGTNVQIRLGQTYNLDEIRTIFSSLNIGEVMLQTFGDEENNEILLLLPVDSVLGTGEELTGNIQKYLGTQYPQMEIRRIESIGPKVGDELKTSALDAILVALGLVLIYISFRFEWRFAVGAIAALVHDICFVVGVFSFFEHEITLTVVAALLTVVGYSLNDTIVIFDRVRENQARFRKRELSDLINLSTNETMSRTILTSGTTLLVVAALYAMGGEIIHDFALALLVGIVSGTYSTIYIASPCLLWLNRVVPQKSEQKQA; encoded by the coding sequence ATGGAATTATTTAAAGATACGCTGAATCTGGATTTTGTCGGAAAATATAAAATGGCCATGATTTTTTCCGGGATTGTGATTTTGGCCTCACTGGTGTCCATTTTTCTGCATAAAGGTCTGAATTATGGAATTGATTTCCGTGGTGGAACCAATGTGCAGATCCGTCTGGGACAAACGTATAACCTGGATGAGATACGGACCATCTTCAGTTCGCTCAATATTGGCGAGGTGATGCTTCAGACTTTTGGCGATGAAGAAAACAACGAAATTCTGCTGTTGCTTCCGGTGGACAGTGTTCTGGGAACCGGAGAAGAACTGACCGGTAACATCCAGAAATATTTAGGTACCCAATATCCTCAAATGGAGATCCGGCGCATTGAAAGCATTGGTCCCAAGGTTGGTGACGAATTGAAAACAAGTGCGCTTGATGCGATCCTGGTGGCTTTGGGATTGGTATTGATTTATATATCCTTCAGGTTTGAATGGCGGTTTGCGGTAGGTGCCATTGCCGCACTGGTTCATGATATCTGTTTTGTAGTGGGTGTGTTTTCATTTTTTGAGCATGAAATTACTTTGACCGTCGTGGCCGCATTGCTGACGGTGGTAGGATATTCCCTCAATGACACCATTGTTATTTTTGATCGTGTGCGTGAAAATCAGGCACGTTTCCGCAAACGTGAGCTGAGCGATTTGATCAATCTGAGCACCAATGAAACGATGAGCCGCACCATCCTCACATCGGGTACTACCCTGCTGGTAGTAGCCGCGTTGTATGCGATGGGCGGTGAAATTATTCATGATTTCGCATTGGCTCTGCTGGTCGGAATTGTTTCAGGAACATATTCAACCATCTACATCGCAAGTCCCTGTTTGTTGTGGCTCAATCGGGTCGTTCCTCAAAAATCTGAACAAAAACAGGCGTGA
- a CDS encoding prephenate dehydrogenase/arogenate dehydrogenase family protein → MRPSSVEFPLPSLAIIGLGLIGGSLALDLKKQGIVKQVIGYDLREEHCQQALRLGIVDQASTVWDEALKQATLVVLAVPVRSCSTVIRELRGKLSPQVVMTDVGSVKGPVMRLMASEFSDIAFVGGHPIAGSEQFGPQHARTGLFQNKMFIVTPANNTAPEHLELIRSLWERVGSRVITMDENTHDRVFSWVSHLPHLLAYGSIQTIAGADEPEILKFSGAGLKDFSRIASSSPEMWADIFLENKANLLANLNKFFAVMQNLQTAIEQDDRDGLAQLLQQAKASRDQWIS, encoded by the coding sequence ATGCGGCCATCTTCTGTGGAGTTCCCGTTACCATCCCTTGCCATCATTGGTCTTGGACTTATTGGTGGCTCGCTGGCGCTGGATCTCAAAAAACAGGGAATTGTGAAGCAGGTGATCGGTTATGATCTCCGTGAAGAACACTGCCAGCAGGCTTTGAGACTTGGAATTGTTGATCAGGCTTCGACCGTGTGGGATGAGGCGCTCAAACAAGCAACCCTGGTGGTTCTGGCTGTACCGGTACGGTCCTGTTCAACGGTCATTCGTGAATTGCGCGGAAAACTTTCTCCACAGGTTGTGATGACCGATGTGGGCAGTGTCAAAGGCCCGGTGATGCGTCTGATGGCCTCTGAATTTTCAGACATAGCCTTTGTCGGTGGACATCCCATCGCCGGTTCCGAACAATTTGGTCCTCAACATGCCCGCACCGGATTGTTTCAAAACAAAATGTTCATTGTGACGCCGGCGAATAACACCGCACCAGAGCATCTGGAATTGATCCGAAGCCTCTGGGAACGAGTCGGAAGTCGTGTGATCACAATGGACGAAAACACTCATGACCGGGTGTTTTCCTGGGTCAGTCATCTGCCGCACCTGCTGGCGTATGGCAGCATTCAAACCATCGCTGGAGCGGATGAACCGGAGATTCTGAAATTTTCCGGTGCCGGATTGAAAGATTTTTCCCGGATAGCCTCTTCCAGTCCGGAAATGTGGGCCGATATTTTTCTGGAAAACAAAGCCAACCTGCTGGCCAATCTGAATAAATTTTTTGCGGTCATGCAAAATCTCCAGACAGCCATCGAACAAGACGACCGTGACGGCCTGGCACAACTGCTTCAACAGGCCAAAGCATCCCGCGATCAGTGGATTAGTTGA
- a CDS encoding adenylate/guanylate cyclase domain-containing protein — protein MSHGHGVSFRIAMKHTSLFSLHHTSHLPENAEKAFESYLRQQLLRAEELRTLLIIAIFSLVLIVVTGFYMVLPRQFDELFNHRLHLGHAWFFFGGIIAYEFISKMVIHKAIEDNSRWVTWMRYGQVIEETTIPTIGIWLMGYIIDPVGALLGPATYMYFIFLVLSILRLDFKMSLLSGFLSGLQYLGISWYSIHQPSAESYPYAMTNIFHHLDKAAILACTGFITGLIAREINKRIWLSFNSVEERNRVVNMFGQHVSPQVVNQLLQQKTDVNSEMRHVCVMFLDIRQFTRFSEAHSPEEVVVYLNTLFGFMIEIINRHKGIINKFLGDGFMAIFGAPLADGEESQNAVNAALEICRTIETLIQEGKIQPTRIGIGLHTGNAITGNIGSQTRKEYTVIGDTVNLASRIEQLNKQFNSQILISESVWEKIMHVESMVSLGEVPIRGRNQQIQLYQLG, from the coding sequence ATGTCTCACGGACATGGCGTTTCCTTCCGTATTGCCATGAAACACACATCTCTCTTTTCCTTGCATCATACTTCTCATCTTCCTGAAAATGCGGAGAAAGCCTTTGAAAGCTACTTGCGCCAGCAATTATTGAGAGCTGAGGAACTGCGTACCCTGCTGATCATTGCCATCTTTTCTCTGGTACTGATCGTTGTCACAGGATTTTACATGGTTCTGCCCCGCCAATTCGATGAATTGTTCAATCATCGGCTCCACCTGGGCCATGCGTGGTTCTTTTTTGGCGGAATCATTGCGTATGAATTCATTTCCAAAATGGTGATTCACAAGGCCATTGAAGACAACAGTCGCTGGGTGACATGGATGCGTTACGGACAGGTGATTGAAGAAACCACCATCCCCACCATCGGTATCTGGCTGATGGGATATATTATTGATCCGGTCGGCGCTCTCCTTGGTCCGGCAACCTATATGTATTTTATTTTTCTGGTACTCAGCATCTTGCGTCTTGATTTCAAAATGTCGCTGTTATCGGGCTTTCTAAGTGGTCTGCAATATCTGGGAATATCGTGGTACAGCATTCATCAACCGTCAGCAGAGTCTTATCCCTATGCCATGACCAATATTTTTCATCATCTGGATAAAGCCGCGATTCTGGCATGTACTGGTTTTATCACCGGACTGATCGCCCGCGAAATCAACAAAAGAATCTGGCTGTCGTTCAATTCAGTTGAAGAACGCAACCGGGTGGTGAATATGTTCGGACAGCATGTTTCTCCGCAAGTGGTGAATCAGTTGTTGCAACAAAAAACGGATGTGAACAGCGAAATGCGGCATGTGTGCGTGATGTTTCTGGATATTCGGCAATTCACCCGGTTTTCAGAAGCCCATTCGCCTGAAGAAGTTGTGGTTTATCTCAACACCCTGTTTGGATTCATGATTGAAATCATCAATCGACACAAAGGCATCATCAATAAATTTCTGGGAGATGGATTCATGGCAATTTTCGGGGCGCCTCTGGCCGATGGTGAAGAAAGCCAGAATGCCGTGAATGCGGCTCTTGAAATTTGCAGAACGATCGAAACCCTGATTCAGGAAGGAAAAATCCAGCCCACACGAATTGGCATCGGCCTGCATACCGGCAACGCCATTACCGGCAATATCGGCTCGCAAACCCGCAAGGAATACACGGTGATTGGCGACACGGTCAACCTGGCCTCACGCATCGAACAACTCAACAAACAGTTCAATTCCCAGATTCTCATTTCAGAATCTGTCTGGGAAAAAATCATGCATGTTGAATCCATGGTGAGCCTGGGCGAAGTCCCCATTCGTGGACGGAATCAGCAGATTCAATTGTATCAACTGGGGTGA